In Bosea sp. PAMC 26642, the DNA window TCCTCGATCCAGCCTGGCAGTTCAAGATTACGCGGCTGCTCGCGCGGCTGCGATACCGGCCCGATGGCGCGCCATTGCAGAGCGGGCACGGCGCGGGCCGCCTCGGCAAGATCGTCTCCACTGCCACCTGGGCCACCCATCCCGTAGACGACCAGAACGGTGTCAGGCTCCAGCTTCGCAGGCGCGGGCTTCGCGATGGTCAGCCCCGGGCAGAAGCGCGTCCTGGTCCGCACCCACTCCACCGTCGAGGGCTCGTCGAGGTCGCGGTGGAACGGCGCCATCATGGCGTGCGCGCCGCGAAAGGCTTCGAGATGGGCAGCGTCGTCGCGCGCGCCGCCGAGCCTGACATAGACGGTCGGCGTCGCGGCCAGCCGAGCCAGCATGGCGATCTCGACGGAGACGTCGACCACCATGAGCGCCGGGCGCGTGCGTGCGATCCAGCTCGCCAGCAGCGCGACCCGCTGGCGCACGCCGTCATGATCGAACGGCGCATAGTGCAAAGCGTGAGGCCTGCGGCCGGCGCAATCCGCGCCGTCGAAGGTCGCGTTGCCGACCGGCCTGTCGTCGGGCAGGTCGAGACAGGTGATGCCGTCCGTCCGCCCTGCGAGCCCCGTGCCGATCAGCGTGAAGCATCCGGGCGCCGCCCGGGCGATCGAGAGCGCACGCCGGCGATGGCCGTCGCCGTGATGGTGAACGTAATAGCCGATCGGGCGGGTCAAGACGGCAGGTCCATCAAGGTCAGGTCCGCGTCATGCGGCATCGGCGGCAAGGACCGCTCCGCCGTGGTAAGACCGCTCGCTCCGCCGGGCTGTCTGCGCATGTCGCGCCGCCAGAGCGACCGGCCGCGCCAATGCTCCAGGCGGGGAGCCATCAAAGCCTGGGCCGGCGCGGCGGTATCGGCCATCCGCCTCATCATCTCGGCCATCCCGCCGCTGGCCCGGCCTTGCGAACGCGCCGACACGCGCGTCCAAACCGACATCGGGTGAACGAGCCGCCCGCCGGCGATCACGGCGGCTTCGACAAGGGCGCGATCCTCGCCCGAAGCCAGAAGCGGAACGCCGCCGGACTTGGCATAGATTTCCGAGGTCAGCGCGAGGCTGCCTCCGGTGTGGTCGCCATGACGGGGCGGAATATCCCAAGGGCTGGGGTCGAGCTCATCCTCGATCCTGCGAACCGCCGCCCAGTAGCGGTCCCACAGCGCACGACCCCGGATCACGGCGGGCGGGATCGAATCGTGCTCGTCCAGCACCAGCCGACCGCCGACGATATCGGCGCCGGCGGCAACCGCATCGAGATTGGCCTCGATCCAGTCCTCCGGCGGCCGCGCATCCGCATCCGTGGTGATCAGCACGCCCCCGGATCCTCCGAGGCGTTTCACGCCCATGGCCATCGCGGCCGCCCTGGCCGAACCGGCATGGGCGAGGTCCGGCGGAAAATCCCGGATGTCGCATTCGATCAACAGGCGATCGCGATATCGAGACATCGCGGTAAAAACCGCGTCAGCCGAACCGTCCGATGAGTTGTTCAGACAGATCGCGACCGGGATCGATCCTTCAACGCTCTGCCGGGCCAATGCGTCGAAAAGGCGCGGCACGCGCTCCTCCTCGTCGCGAGCCGGCACGCAGACACAGAAGGGCCGGCGGGCCGACGCCCGGTGCTCCGCTGTGTAGGCTCCATCGCGCGCCATGAAGTCTGATCCTTTGTCTGCTGAGGTCAGGCAGCGAACTGTTTCTCGGGCATCGACCGGGCGGCCCTGTCGATCAGGCCGGCGTAAAGCGCCTCGTATTCGTCGATCATCCGCTCGGCGTCGCAGCGCTGCTCGGCGCGCGCACGGCAACTGCCCCGGTCGAGGCCTTGGGCGGCCGTCGCGGCCCGGGCCAACGATGCCGGATCGTCCGGCGTCGCCAGCACGCCGCAGCCGGCATCGAGCAGTTCTGGAATAGCGCCGCGCGCGAAGGCCGCAACCGGGACGCCGCAGGCCAGGGCCTCGGCGACCACCAGGCCGTAGGGCTCCTCCCAGCACGGCGTGCACAGGAAGGCGCGGGCGCCGCCGACCACCACGGCCAGTTCGACATGCGGCAGATGGCCGAGATAGCGGATCTGGTCGTTCAGCCTGGGACCGACCTCGCGGTCGAAGTAATCCTGGTCGGAGATCGGGCCGGCGATCAGCAGATTGGCACCGATCAGGGCAGCGGCCGTGATCGCATGATGCAGGCCCTTTTCGGGAACGATCCGGCCATACCAGACCAGATAGGGCTCAGGAGCAGGAGCGGCGTGGAAGGCGAAGCGGTCGAGGTTGATCCCGTTCATGATCACGTGGTCGACCGGCGCGACCTTGCTCCAGGACCGGCGGATCGAATCCGACACCGCGACGAAGGTGGCATGCGGGGCGCGGCAGAGCCGGACGCCGCTTTCGAGCCAGGCGAAAGGCGGCGTATGCAGCGTCGTGACCAGCGGCATCGGCAACGCGTCGGCCATGGCGACGGGCAGGTAATGCAGGGAGTTGTTGTGGATCAGGTCGAAGGATCGCCGCCGCAGACCGTTCATCAAGGAGAGATAGGCATGGTGTTCCTGAAAGAAGGCCTTGTCGGGCGCTTCGTTGCAGCCGATCGCCAGAAGCGAGGTCTCGTCGCAGATCGCCTCGACGAAAGCCGCCGGCTCGGAGCGCGAGGACGCGAAGACGGTGACGTCGTGGCCCCGGCGCCGGAGCGCGCCCTGCAACATGGAGGTATGCATTTCGAGACCGCCGGCAAACGGCTCGCAAATGGCGTGCTTGAGATGAGCAATGATCCCGATACGCAACTGCCGCTCCTGTCCGTCGAGGTCGAGCATCCGGGCCAAGCCGCTTGCGGAAGCCTCCCCGCAATGCAAGCTCATCCTCACGGCAGCATCGAATTCGTATACTGATGACGATTACATCCCGATGATTTTGCGGAACGCGAACCTGAACGCGTATCAGGATCAATAAGTTCCAGCCTCTGATCTCGAGTTCGTCGTAGACGCAATATTGTGTCGGAGCTTCTTTTATATAAGAAAATCATGGTTTTTAGTATGAATTCGGCCAGTAATTAACCGCGCCTCGCAAGAATTCAGTAAAGAGTATTTACCTCGCCGACGCGGCCCGACCACCGTTCACATTGACGTCCAGTTCATATATATGCTGATTAAGTCTGCGTTGCCTGTGCTGCGGCTGATCTCACCTGAACGAGGACGGCCTTGACCCTGTCTCCTATGAAAGTTCGTTCAACGCGGATCGACGGCGTATCTCGGCCCCTTTGGCTTGATAGCCCCCGACGATATGGGCTTATCAGCCGGGGCTTTCACTGGCTGATGGCAGCACTTTTCGCCTGGCAGTTCGCAGGCGCCCTACTCTTCGTCACGGTCGGAGACTCCGCCGTCACGCGGTTCGTGGGCGGCACTCATCTCGAACTCGGCTTCGTCCTCTTCGCGCTGGTGCTGCTGCGTGGAGGTTGGGGCCTGGCAAATTGGAAGCGCAGACCGCCGCATCACGACCGCGTCGGTCGCGTGGCGGCCGCCGTTCACATGGTGATTTACGGACTAATGATCGTGGTACCGGGCATCGCTCTGCTGCGGCAATCCGGATCCGGAAAGCCATTCTCTCCCTTCGGCATTCCTGTCCTGCCAGCCCGCGCGGAGAAAATCGACTGGATGATCGTGCCGGGCGATCTACTTCACTACTGGCTCGGCTTCCTGCTCCTCGTTGTCGTTCTCGGACACGCGGGCATGGCGGTTCTCCATCGCCTTATGTGGAAGGACGACCTGTTGAAGCGGATGACCTGAAATCAGTGGCTGCGTTTTAAAAGAAGGGAAGCGCGTTCTATCGCAACATGTCAGACCGTGATGTGCATCTGCCCTGCAGCGCCACGGGAAAAATCCGGCGCTCGCCCCGCGCCGCCAAGCGCAATGTCGCGACGAAGGCGCCGTCCCCGACCCCGTGGCTTTCGGCAACGATGCAGAGCGCGCGCACCTACGAGCCGGTCGCCACCTTGAAATGATGCTCTTGCTATGGC includes these proteins:
- a CDS encoding glycosyltransferase, whose translation is MTRPIGYYVHHHGDGHRRRALSIARAAPGCFTLIGTGLAGRTDGITCLDLPDDRPVGNATFDGADCAGRRPHALHYAPFDHDGVRQRVALLASWIARTRPALMVVDVSVEIAMLARLAATPTVYVRLGGARDDAAHLEAFRGAHAMMAPFHRDLDEPSTVEWVRTRTRFCPGLTIAKPAPAKLEPDTVLVVYGMGGPGGSGDDLAEAARAVPALQWRAIGPVSQPREQPRNLELPGWIEDADAEIAKAGVVIGGAGDGLVNAVIAAGRPFICLPQSRPFDEQGSKAGRLEALGAAIVLARWPQATAWPGLIAAAEALRPEALSRLHDPDGPRKAAQFLIATAKGGTAHAND
- a CDS encoding glycosyltransferase family A protein; this encodes MARDGAYTAEHRASARRPFCVCVPARDEEERVPRLFDALARQSVEGSIPVAICLNNSSDGSADAVFTAMSRYRDRLLIECDIRDFPPDLAHAGSARAAAMAMGVKRLGGSGGVLITTDADARPPEDWIEANLDAVAAGADIVGGRLVLDEHDSIPPAVIRGRALWDRYWAAVRRIEDELDPSPWDIPPRHGDHTGGSLALTSEIYAKSGGVPLLASGEDRALVEAAVIAGGRLVHPMSVWTRVSARSQGRASGGMAEMMRRMADTAAPAQALMAPRLEHWRGRSLWRRDMRRQPGGASGLTTAERSLPPMPHDADLTLMDLPS
- a CDS encoding glycosyltransferase family 4 protein, which produces MLDLDGQERQLRIGIIAHLKHAICEPFAGGLEMHTSMLQGALRRRGHDVTVFASSRSEPAAFVEAICDETSLLAIGCNEAPDKAFFQEHHAYLSLMNGLRRRSFDLIHNNSLHYLPVAMADALPMPLVTTLHTPPFAWLESGVRLCRAPHATFVAVSDSIRRSWSKVAPVDHVIMNGINLDRFAFHAAPAPEPYLVWYGRIVPEKGLHHAITAAALIGANLLIAGPISDQDYFDREVGPRLNDQIRYLGHLPHVELAVVVGGARAFLCTPCWEEPYGLVVAEALACGVPVAAFARGAIPELLDAGCGVLATPDDPASLARAATAAQGLDRGSCRARAEQRCDAERMIDEYEALYAGLIDRAARSMPEKQFAA
- a CDS encoding cytochrome b, translated to MTLSPMKVRSTRIDGVSRPLWLDSPRRYGLISRGFHWLMAALFAWQFAGALLFVTVGDSAVTRFVGGTHLELGFVLFALVLLRGGWGLANWKRRPPHHDRVGRVAAAVHMVIYGLMIVVPGIALLRQSGSGKPFSPFGIPVLPARAEKIDWMIVPGDLLHYWLGFLLLVVVLGHAGMAVLHRLMWKDDLLKRMT